A stretch of Halichondria panicea chromosome 1, odHalPani1.1, whole genome shotgun sequence DNA encodes these proteins:
- the LOC135338715 gene encoding uncharacterized protein LOC135338715 isoform X2: protein MLARVLTVCLMVGILMSNETSATCPPLLGVTDTDIIYTQEPVVSGNFSVDTRALYECTSGELFEGDTIRTCLADGSWSGVEPICLPACSILSLEDGFVSYTTLHNANGNFQLGTKVNFTCVTKGTGLDGPPTINCTNSVDNSGWNDAPPTCEDITCPPLEEIANAKSIEYDSGPDVDDNYPFGTEAYFMCKRGYKLKGPDHSHCNGKSSNATGRFRPYPPTCKLRRPSIFKQPEDEQFVEEGSSVKFRVKADGRNLIYQWFKDSEMIFDIDGVFSGTDSPVLYIENVTLAEVGRYAVNVSNDAGIDLSDIVTLLTTSSYMLNVSVNISEPTLEASEQSIEYVVSLGRIDGKRIRFIPRPLFVKLVSFGFPENVTEEGDDFDLGFHSFVFGPCRRRCIPPLLYKPGFISIRDDNDLEFDHEFYVGFDPEFVSLYGISLGEPEKIYIIDDEQLTVGVSFDQANYIIAEGNTLTVTGRLTRLTGQLKTNFFLTLKLDFDVDQVTNASEIMIFPDDLTINFLAGEDTNFTISLTVEDNNRFEGFHSFVISLPTDSDYIVPREDDNGNTTITISDFDDAVIQVSTMSLEGNEGTNLTDVICASLTVSSTNPILKDIEVSFELVAGIADASDYTAIGSLQTMFPVNSVPGSTPDACVTVSLIDDEILESTQEFSIILSSDNAQVSTDRIAVDIMDGEDITLRFTADEIIVKEGVDMYALFQLVMTNVPSGGLEGTIEYTVFVSPSGATLNQDYRSSRTVSLLFGTCGEITPQATLVGSLSTVGQVEIVNDEVLDSNSEDIGLFLLETGNFALLTIIILDDERATLVFESPSYTADEGSSVTLTLALRDIPADGLDDNVIVSLQTIDIGKTATGIDYAPPSFFQVTFLATTPSPTNMSQTFVIAILTDNVLEDLELFEVVVSDVNSLYVVCDSEADCTTQVVIEQEGSDLPSWNLLPATGTEGDTVAVCATLFGLPANGLECDFVLQLIISEETIPNTATEGEDFTPVGDFQIVFESTIPTMTTMRYAQINLTDDNTTEGDEIFFVTVSEVTPSFVLFASSNFTSVNIQDNDIVCDLSFVSTSYTVREDEGSVSVCVSISGVPSGGLAVDLVVEFSYLASDKTTSDVDFTPDYEVVFPAGLTGSGCIQCLDIAIMNDAMYEGDGQLFNVSFDENNLNVSFSGDSLATVYILEDASDVPAVSLNFDQLTVIEVEGVVSVCATISSVPAGGLNCPITLSLSATGTGDKPATDGEDYVLPGDFQIVFDTNVLSGDSECVNISITDDERVENEQEFVVMVTSISSQVELPGFTSVYITIEDDDTAVASFSPGGITVTESNFINATVCVELTSLPTGGLECDVDISLSPSSGSAALNEDYESFVLVITIPAGTSLSQPVCAYSVQLGIIDDQIVEDTQSFTLSLVTASPEGTVNSSGVLEINIMDDDYLFVDLQSSEYLLNEGKNVPVCVLFSSQLQRSVTVSSHYEDLTNLLRGEVRLGITGPLYLIGAGASSTNTVEPGMVCVSKNNKEDTVKEGTTLSVLRLNSSEMAVKIGCRQALFIETANDVVLAELVTLSPMVYENEGAVEICVQLDHLPVGSIVTVALTTQPLIATDEDYLSLTATLEWHYDSPSVVQCVSVPIINDECVEEKEEVFTVSLSTEQACVQLGANLTTVTIQDDDVLVLDFRPVGVITESNGMVDTCIYVCDGQLKRNSSITVSFWNGTAQYPADFTRPLLSEEVVLTPNNTARWLCLLRMNVYCLRNHLLHWILWTMTVLTLPYPMSCMLYLRVMVLWRYA from the exons ATGCTTGCAAGAGTACTGACTGTGTGTTTGATGGTTGGAATATTAATGAGCAATGAAA CCAGTGCAACCTGCCCCCCACTACTTGGTGTAACAGATACTGACATCATATACACCCAAGAACCTGTTGTCAGTGGTAACTTCTCAGTCGATACTAGAGCCTTGTACGAGTGCACTAGTGGAGAGCTTTTTGAGGGGGATACTATACGAACGTGTCTCGCTGATGGAAGCTGGTCTGGAGTTGAGCCCATCTGTCTTC CTGCCTGTTCCATACTAAGTCTGGAGGATGGTTTCGTATCCTACACCACTCTTCACAATGCCAACGGAAACTTCCAGCTTGGGACTAAAGTCAATTTCACCTGTGTCACAAAAGGAACTGGACTAGATGGACCGCCTACCATCAATTGTACCAATTCTGTTGACAATAGCGGCTGGAATGATGCTCCACCCACTTGTGAAG ATATTACTTGCCCTCCACTGGAAGAAATAGCCAATGCAAAGTCTATCGAATATGACTCTGGCCCTGACGTCGATGACAACTATCCATTTGGAACCGAGGCTTATTTCATGTGCAAACGTGGGTACAAGTTGAAAGGTCCAGATCACAGTCATTGCAATGGCAAATCTAGTAATGCTACTGGAAGATTTCGTCCGTACCCACCGACTTGCAAAC TGCGTCGTCCATCAATTTTCAAGCAGCCTGAAGATGAACAGTTTGTCGAAGAGGGCTCGAGTGTGAAGTTCCGTGTGAAAGCTGATGGAAGAAATTTGATCTACCAGTGGTTTAAAGATTCCGAGATGATATTTGATATTGATGGAGTGTTCTCCGGTACTGACTCTCCTGTCCTGTATATTGAAAATGTGACTCTTGCTGAGGTTGGGAGGTATGCTGTCAACGTGTCCAATGACGCTGGCATAGATCTGTCAGATATAGTGACTCTTCTGACAA CATCCAGTTACATGCTCAATGTGAGTGTCAACATTTCTGAGCCTACGCTTGAAGCATCGGAGCAGAGTATTGAGTATGTGGTCAGTCTGGGAAGAATTGATGGGAAAAGGATCCGATTTATTCCAAGACCACTTTTTGTCAAACTGGTGTCTTTTGGTTTTCCCGAGAATGTGACTG AAGAAGGAGATGACTTTGACCTCGGTTTCCACAGCTTTGTCTTTGGCCCGTGTCGACGACGTTGTATCCCTCCATTACTGTACAAGCCTGGCTTCATTTCAATCAGGGATGACAATGACTTGGAGTTTGACCACGAGTTCTATGTTGGGTTTGACCCGGAATTTGTTAGCCTGTATGGGATATCACTTGGCGAACCTGAGAAAATCTACATCATTGATGATG AGCAATTAACTGTTGGGGTATCATTTGATCAAGCTAACTACATAATAGCTGAAGGGAACACCCTCACTGTTACTGGTAGACTCACCAGACTAACTGGACAGCTGAAGACCAACTTCTTTCTGACCCTCAAATTGGACTTTGATGTCGACCAAGTTACTA ATGCTAGTGAGATCATGATCTTTCCCGATGACCTCACCATCAATTTTCTGGCTGGAGAGGACACTAACTTCACAATATCCTTGACTGTTGAAGACAACAACAGGTTTGAGGGGTTTCACTCATTTGTCATATCTCTGCCAACTGACTCTGACTATATTGTACCAAGAGAGGACGATAATGGCAACACCACCATCACCATCAGTGATTTTGATG ATGCTGTAATTCAAGTGTCAACAATGAGTCTGGAGGGTAATGAAGGAACAAATCTGACTGATGTCATCTGTGCTAGCCTCACCGTCTCCTCTACAAATCCCATCTTGAAAGATATTGAAGTTTCCTTTGAGCTTGTCGCTGGAATAGCAG ATGCCAGCGACTATACTGCTATTGGCAGTCTCCAAACTATGTTTCCAGTAAACTCTGTTCCTGGTTCCACTCCAGACGCTTGTGTCACTGTTAGTCTGATCGATGATGAAATTCTAGAGTCCACCCAGGAATTCTCAATCATTCTCAGCTCTGATAATGCACAAGTCAGTACTGACCGGATTGCAGTGGATATCATGGATGGTGAAG ACATCACTCTTCGATTCACTGCCGATGAGATCATAGTCAAAGAGGGAGTAGACATGTACGCTTTGTTTCAGCTGGTAATGACTAATGTACCCTCTGGGGGCCTCGAGGGGACTATTGAGTACACAGTTTTTGTCAGCCCAAGTGGTGCAA CATTGAACCAAGACTACCGCTCTAGTCGGACTGTGTCTCTGTTGTTTGGCACATGTGGTGAGATCACCCCTCAGGCTACCTTGGTGGGATCACTCTCCACTGTGGGGCAGGTGGAGATAGTGAATGATGAGGTGCTAGATAGTAACTCAGAGGACATCGGGTTGTTCTTGTTAGAAACTGGCAATTTTGCGCTATTGACAATCATCATATTGGATGATGAAA GGGCTACACTTGTGTTTGAGTCTCCCAGTTACACAGCAGACGAGGGATCAAGTGTTACCCTCACTCTAGCACTAAGGGACATACCAGCAGATGGGCTGGACGATAATGTCATTGTTTCTCTACAGACAATTGATATCGGGAAAACTG ctaCTGGCATCGACTACGCTCCCCCTTCTTTCTTTCAAGTGACTTTTCTGGCCACTACCCCTTCACCCACCAATATGTCACAGACATTCGTCATTGCTATATTGACAGATAATGTATTAGAAGACCTTGAGCTATTTGAAGTGGTGGTATCGGATGTTAACTCTCTGTATGTGGTATGCGACAGTGAGGCTGACTGTACAACTCAAGTGGTCATTGAACAGGAGGGATCTGATT TACCTAGTTGGAACCTTTTACCAGCCACTGGTACAGAGGGTGACACCGTTGCAGTGTGTGCTACCCTGTTCGGGTTGCCAGCTAATGGTTTAGAGTGTGACTTTGTGCTACAATTGATCATCTCCGAGGAAACCATACCAAACACAG CTACTGAAGGAGAAGACTTCACTCCTGTTGGGGACTTTCAGATAGTGTTTGAGAGCACTATACCAACCATGACCACCATGAGATATGCTCAGATCAACCTCACTGATGACAATACCACTGAAGGAGATGAAATATTCTTTGTGACGGTGTCTGAAGTTACTCCATCTTTTGTTTTATTTGCTTCCAGTAACTTCACTTCTGTCAACATCCAGGACAATGACA TTGTTTGTGACCTAAGCTTTGTGTCGACCAGTTACACTGTGAGAGAGGATGAGGGTTCTGTCAGCGTGTGTGTCAGCATCTCCGGAGTACCCTCTGGTGGGCTGGCTGTGGACTTGGTGGTGGAATTCAGTTACTTGGCCAGCGACAAAACTA CTTCAGATGTTGATTTCACTCCCGACTATGAGGTAGTGTTTCCAGCTGGGCTAACTGGTAGTGGTTGCATTCAATGCCTAGATATTGCTATTATGAATGATGCTATGTACGAGGGAGATGGTCAGCTGTTCAATGTGTCTTTTGATGAGAACAATCTGAACGTTTCATTTTCTGGTGACTCTCTGGCAACTGTGTACATTTTAGAGGATGCTAGTGATG TGCCTGCCGTGAGCCTTAACTTTGATCAGCTGACTGTGATAGAGGTTGAAggagtggtgagtgtgtgtgccacCATTTCTAGTGTACCTGCAGGCGGTCTGAATTGTCCCATCACGCTCTCCCTGTCAGCAACCGGCACTGGAGACAAACCAG CCACTGACGGAGAGGACTATGTTCTACCCGGGGACTTCCAGATTGTGTTTGACACTAATGTCCTATCAGGTGACTCAGAGTGTGTCAATATCAGCATCACTGATGATGAGCGAGTGGAAAATGAACAGGAGTTTGTTGTTATGGTGACCAGCATATCATCACAGGTTGAGCTACCTGGATTTACTTCAGTGTACATCACAATTGAAGACGATGACA CTGCAGTGGCTTCCTTCTCTCCTGGCGGTATCACAGTAACTGAGTCTAACTTCATTAAtgctactgtgtgtgtggagctgACCTCTCTCCCTACTGGTGGATTGGAGTGTGACGTCGATATCAGCTTGTCTCCGAGCTCTGGATCAGCAG CACTCAATGAAGACTATGAAAGTTTTGTACTTGTCATAACTATCCCTGCTGGAACCAGTCTGAGTCAACCAGTGTGTGCCTACTCCGTCCAGTTGGGTATCATCGATGATCAGATTGTTGAGGATACTCAATCATTCACCCTTTCTCTCGTAACGGCCTCCCCTGAAGGCACTGTCAATAGTAGTGGTGTCTTAGAAATCAATATCATGGATGATGACT ATTTGTTTGTGGACCTCCAGTCATCTGAGTACCTCCTGAATGAGGGCAAAAATgttcctgtgtgtgtattgttctCCAGTCAGTTGCAGCGATCGGTCACCGTGAGCAGCCACTACGAGGACCTCACCAACCTACTCAGAG GAGAAGTAAGGTTAGGTATTACTGGCCCATTGTACctgattggagctggtgcTAGCTCCACCAACACAGTGGAGCCAgggatggtgtgtgtgtcaaaGAACAACAAAGAAGACACTGTGAAAGAAGGAACCACACTCTCTGTACTCAGACTAAACAGCTCTGAGATGGCTGTGAAGATTGGTTGTAGGCAAGCGCTGTTCATCGAGACTGCTAATGATG TCGTGTTGGCTGAGTTGGTCACTTTGAGTCCAATGGTGTATGAGAATGAGGGTGCGGTTGAAATATGCGTGCAGCTGGACCACCTACCAGTGGGAAGTATCGTCACCGTGGCACTGACAACACAACCTTTGATTGCTACAG ATGAGGACTACCTGTCATTAACTGCAACCCTAGAGTGGCACTACGACTCCCCCAGCGTGGTACAGTGTGTAAGTGTGCCCATCATCAATGATGAGTGTGTGGAAGAGAAAGAAGAGGTGTTCACCGTCTCTCTGTCCACGGAGCAGGCGTGTGTTCAGTTGGGGGCTAATCTGACAACTGTCACCATTCAAGACGATGATG TGCTGGTACTTGACTTCAGACCAGTTGGTGTTATTACTGAATCCAATGGCATGGTGGACACCTGTATCTATGTTTGTGATGGCCAACTGAAGAGAAATTCCTCCATCACTGTCAGCTTCTGGAATGGAACTGCTCAAT ACCCAGCAGACTTCACCAGGCCTCTTCTATCTGAAGAAGTGGTTCTCACGCCAAACAACACTGCCAGGTGGCTCTGTCTACTGAGGATGAATGTGTACTGTTTAAGGAATCATCTGTTACACTGGATATTGTGGACAATGACT GTGTTAACATTACCCTATCCCATGAGCTGTATGCTGTATCTGAGAGTGATGGTTTTGTGGAGGTATGCGTGA
- the LOC135338715 gene encoding uncharacterized protein LOC135338715 isoform X1 has translation MLARVLTVCLMVGILMSNETSATCPPLLGVTDTDIIYTQEPVVSGNFSVDTRALYECTSGELFEGDTIRTCLADGSWSGVEPICLPACSILSLEDGFVSYTTLHNANGNFQLGTKVNFTCVTKGTGLDGPPTINCTNSVDNSGWNDAPPTCEDITCPPLEEIANAKSIEYDSGPDVDDNYPFGTEAYFMCKRGYKLKGPDHSHCNGKSSNATGRFRPYPPTCKLRRPSIFKQPEDEQFVEEGSSVKFRVKADGRNLIYQWFKDSEMIFDIDGVFSGTDSPVLYIENVTLAEVGRYAVNVSNDAGIDLSDIVTLLTTSSYMLNVSVNISEPTLEASEQSIEYVVSLGRIDGKRIRFIPRPLFVKLVSFGFPENVTEEGDDFDLGFHSFVFGPCRRRCIPPLLYKPGFISIRDDNDLEFDHEFYVGFDPEFVSLYGISLGEPEKIYIIDDEQLTVGVSFDQANYIIAEGNTLTVTGRLTRLTGQLKTNFFLTLKLDFDVDQVTNASEIMIFPDDLTINFLAGEDTNFTISLTVEDNNRFEGFHSFVISLPTDSDYIVPREDDNGNTTITISDFDDAVIQVSTMSLEGNEGTNLTDVICASLTVSSTNPILKDIEVSFELVAGIADASDYTAIGSLQTMFPVNSVPGSTPDACVTVSLIDDEILESTQEFSIILSSDNAQVSTDRIAVDIMDGEDITLRFTADEIIVKEGVDMYALFQLVMTNVPSGGLEGTIEYTVFVSPSGATLNQDYRSSRTVSLLFGTCGEITPQATLVGSLSTVGQVEIVNDEVLDSNSEDIGLFLLETGNFALLTIIILDDERATLVFESPSYTADEGSSVTLTLALRDIPADGLDDNVIVSLQTIDIGKTATGIDYAPPSFFQVTFLATTPSPTNMSQTFVIAILTDNVLEDLELFEVVVSDVNSLYVVCDSEADCTTQVVIEQEGSDLPSWNLLPATGTEGDTVAVCATLFGLPANGLECDFVLQLIISEETIPNTATEGEDFTPVGDFQIVFESTIPTMTTMRYAQINLTDDNTTEGDEIFFVTVSEVTPSFVLFASSNFTSVNIQDNDIVCDLSFVSTSYTVREDEGSVSVCVSISGVPSGGLAVDLVVEFSYLASDKTTSDVDFTPDYEVVFPAGLTGSGCIQCLDIAIMNDAMYEGDGQLFNVSFDENNLNVSFSGDSLATVYILEDASDVPAVSLNFDQLTVIEVEGVVSVCATISSVPAGGLNCPITLSLSATGTGDKPATDGEDYVLPGDFQIVFDTNVLSGDSECVNISITDDERVENEQEFVVMVTSISSQVELPGFTSVYITIEDDDTAVASFSPGGITVTESNFINATVCVELTSLPTGGLECDVDISLSPSSGSAALNEDYESFVLVITIPAGTSLSQPVCAYSVQLGIIDDQIVEDTQSFTLSLVTASPEGTVNSSGVLEINIMDDDYLFVDLQSSEYLLNEGKNVPVCVLFSSQLQRSVTVSSHYEDLTNLLRGEVRLGITGPLYLIGAGASSTNTVEPGMVCVSKNNKEDTVKEGTTLSVLRLNSSEMAVKIGCRQALFIETANDVVLAELVTLSPMVYENEGAVEICVQLDHLPVGSIVTVALTTQPLIATEDEDYLSLTATLEWHYDSPSVVQCVSVPIINDECVEEKEEVFTVSLSTEQACVQLGANLTTVTIQDDDVLVLDFRPVGVITESNGMVDTCIYVCDGQLKRNSSITVSFWNGTAQYPADFTRPLLSEEVVLTPNNTARWLCLLRMNVYCLRNHLLHWILWTMTVLTLPYPMSCMLYLRVMVLWRYA, from the exons ATGCTTGCAAGAGTACTGACTGTGTGTTTGATGGTTGGAATATTAATGAGCAATGAAA CCAGTGCAACCTGCCCCCCACTACTTGGTGTAACAGATACTGACATCATATACACCCAAGAACCTGTTGTCAGTGGTAACTTCTCAGTCGATACTAGAGCCTTGTACGAGTGCACTAGTGGAGAGCTTTTTGAGGGGGATACTATACGAACGTGTCTCGCTGATGGAAGCTGGTCTGGAGTTGAGCCCATCTGTCTTC CTGCCTGTTCCATACTAAGTCTGGAGGATGGTTTCGTATCCTACACCACTCTTCACAATGCCAACGGAAACTTCCAGCTTGGGACTAAAGTCAATTTCACCTGTGTCACAAAAGGAACTGGACTAGATGGACCGCCTACCATCAATTGTACCAATTCTGTTGACAATAGCGGCTGGAATGATGCTCCACCCACTTGTGAAG ATATTACTTGCCCTCCACTGGAAGAAATAGCCAATGCAAAGTCTATCGAATATGACTCTGGCCCTGACGTCGATGACAACTATCCATTTGGAACCGAGGCTTATTTCATGTGCAAACGTGGGTACAAGTTGAAAGGTCCAGATCACAGTCATTGCAATGGCAAATCTAGTAATGCTACTGGAAGATTTCGTCCGTACCCACCGACTTGCAAAC TGCGTCGTCCATCAATTTTCAAGCAGCCTGAAGATGAACAGTTTGTCGAAGAGGGCTCGAGTGTGAAGTTCCGTGTGAAAGCTGATGGAAGAAATTTGATCTACCAGTGGTTTAAAGATTCCGAGATGATATTTGATATTGATGGAGTGTTCTCCGGTACTGACTCTCCTGTCCTGTATATTGAAAATGTGACTCTTGCTGAGGTTGGGAGGTATGCTGTCAACGTGTCCAATGACGCTGGCATAGATCTGTCAGATATAGTGACTCTTCTGACAA CATCCAGTTACATGCTCAATGTGAGTGTCAACATTTCTGAGCCTACGCTTGAAGCATCGGAGCAGAGTATTGAGTATGTGGTCAGTCTGGGAAGAATTGATGGGAAAAGGATCCGATTTATTCCAAGACCACTTTTTGTCAAACTGGTGTCTTTTGGTTTTCCCGAGAATGTGACTG AAGAAGGAGATGACTTTGACCTCGGTTTCCACAGCTTTGTCTTTGGCCCGTGTCGACGACGTTGTATCCCTCCATTACTGTACAAGCCTGGCTTCATTTCAATCAGGGATGACAATGACTTGGAGTTTGACCACGAGTTCTATGTTGGGTTTGACCCGGAATTTGTTAGCCTGTATGGGATATCACTTGGCGAACCTGAGAAAATCTACATCATTGATGATG AGCAATTAACTGTTGGGGTATCATTTGATCAAGCTAACTACATAATAGCTGAAGGGAACACCCTCACTGTTACTGGTAGACTCACCAGACTAACTGGACAGCTGAAGACCAACTTCTTTCTGACCCTCAAATTGGACTTTGATGTCGACCAAGTTACTA ATGCTAGTGAGATCATGATCTTTCCCGATGACCTCACCATCAATTTTCTGGCTGGAGAGGACACTAACTTCACAATATCCTTGACTGTTGAAGACAACAACAGGTTTGAGGGGTTTCACTCATTTGTCATATCTCTGCCAACTGACTCTGACTATATTGTACCAAGAGAGGACGATAATGGCAACACCACCATCACCATCAGTGATTTTGATG ATGCTGTAATTCAAGTGTCAACAATGAGTCTGGAGGGTAATGAAGGAACAAATCTGACTGATGTCATCTGTGCTAGCCTCACCGTCTCCTCTACAAATCCCATCTTGAAAGATATTGAAGTTTCCTTTGAGCTTGTCGCTGGAATAGCAG ATGCCAGCGACTATACTGCTATTGGCAGTCTCCAAACTATGTTTCCAGTAAACTCTGTTCCTGGTTCCACTCCAGACGCTTGTGTCACTGTTAGTCTGATCGATGATGAAATTCTAGAGTCCACCCAGGAATTCTCAATCATTCTCAGCTCTGATAATGCACAAGTCAGTACTGACCGGATTGCAGTGGATATCATGGATGGTGAAG ACATCACTCTTCGATTCACTGCCGATGAGATCATAGTCAAAGAGGGAGTAGACATGTACGCTTTGTTTCAGCTGGTAATGACTAATGTACCCTCTGGGGGCCTCGAGGGGACTATTGAGTACACAGTTTTTGTCAGCCCAAGTGGTGCAA CATTGAACCAAGACTACCGCTCTAGTCGGACTGTGTCTCTGTTGTTTGGCACATGTGGTGAGATCACCCCTCAGGCTACCTTGGTGGGATCACTCTCCACTGTGGGGCAGGTGGAGATAGTGAATGATGAGGTGCTAGATAGTAACTCAGAGGACATCGGGTTGTTCTTGTTAGAAACTGGCAATTTTGCGCTATTGACAATCATCATATTGGATGATGAAA GGGCTACACTTGTGTTTGAGTCTCCCAGTTACACAGCAGACGAGGGATCAAGTGTTACCCTCACTCTAGCACTAAGGGACATACCAGCAGATGGGCTGGACGATAATGTCATTGTTTCTCTACAGACAATTGATATCGGGAAAACTG ctaCTGGCATCGACTACGCTCCCCCTTCTTTCTTTCAAGTGACTTTTCTGGCCACTACCCCTTCACCCACCAATATGTCACAGACATTCGTCATTGCTATATTGACAGATAATGTATTAGAAGACCTTGAGCTATTTGAAGTGGTGGTATCGGATGTTAACTCTCTGTATGTGGTATGCGACAGTGAGGCTGACTGTACAACTCAAGTGGTCATTGAACAGGAGGGATCTGATT TACCTAGTTGGAACCTTTTACCAGCCACTGGTACAGAGGGTGACACCGTTGCAGTGTGTGCTACCCTGTTCGGGTTGCCAGCTAATGGTTTAGAGTGTGACTTTGTGCTACAATTGATCATCTCCGAGGAAACCATACCAAACACAG CTACTGAAGGAGAAGACTTCACTCCTGTTGGGGACTTTCAGATAGTGTTTGAGAGCACTATACCAACCATGACCACCATGAGATATGCTCAGATCAACCTCACTGATGACAATACCACTGAAGGAGATGAAATATTCTTTGTGACGGTGTCTGAAGTTACTCCATCTTTTGTTTTATTTGCTTCCAGTAACTTCACTTCTGTCAACATCCAGGACAATGACA TTGTTTGTGACCTAAGCTTTGTGTCGACCAGTTACACTGTGAGAGAGGATGAGGGTTCTGTCAGCGTGTGTGTCAGCATCTCCGGAGTACCCTCTGGTGGGCTGGCTGTGGACTTGGTGGTGGAATTCAGTTACTTGGCCAGCGACAAAACTA CTTCAGATGTTGATTTCACTCCCGACTATGAGGTAGTGTTTCCAGCTGGGCTAACTGGTAGTGGTTGCATTCAATGCCTAGATATTGCTATTATGAATGATGCTATGTACGAGGGAGATGGTCAGCTGTTCAATGTGTCTTTTGATGAGAACAATCTGAACGTTTCATTTTCTGGTGACTCTCTGGCAACTGTGTACATTTTAGAGGATGCTAGTGATG TGCCTGCCGTGAGCCTTAACTTTGATCAGCTGACTGTGATAGAGGTTGAAggagtggtgagtgtgtgtgccacCATTTCTAGTGTACCTGCAGGCGGTCTGAATTGTCCCATCACGCTCTCCCTGTCAGCAACCGGCACTGGAGACAAACCAG CCACTGACGGAGAGGACTATGTTCTACCCGGGGACTTCCAGATTGTGTTTGACACTAATGTCCTATCAGGTGACTCAGAGTGTGTCAATATCAGCATCACTGATGATGAGCGAGTGGAAAATGAACAGGAGTTTGTTGTTATGGTGACCAGCATATCATCACAGGTTGAGCTACCTGGATTTACTTCAGTGTACATCACAATTGAAGACGATGACA CTGCAGTGGCTTCCTTCTCTCCTGGCGGTATCACAGTAACTGAGTCTAACTTCATTAAtgctactgtgtgtgtggagctgACCTCTCTCCCTACTGGTGGATTGGAGTGTGACGTCGATATCAGCTTGTCTCCGAGCTCTGGATCAGCAG CACTCAATGAAGACTATGAAAGTTTTGTACTTGTCATAACTATCCCTGCTGGAACCAGTCTGAGTCAACCAGTGTGTGCCTACTCCGTCCAGTTGGGTATCATCGATGATCAGATTGTTGAGGATACTCAATCATTCACCCTTTCTCTCGTAACGGCCTCCCCTGAAGGCACTGTCAATAGTAGTGGTGTCTTAGAAATCAATATCATGGATGATGACT ATTTGTTTGTGGACCTCCAGTCATCTGAGTACCTCCTGAATGAGGGCAAAAATgttcctgtgtgtgtattgttctCCAGTCAGTTGCAGCGATCGGTCACCGTGAGCAGCCACTACGAGGACCTCACCAACCTACTCAGAG GAGAAGTAAGGTTAGGTATTACTGGCCCATTGTACctgattggagctggtgcTAGCTCCACCAACACAGTGGAGCCAgggatggtgtgtgtgtcaaaGAACAACAAAGAAGACACTGTGAAAGAAGGAACCACACTCTCTGTACTCAGACTAAACAGCTCTGAGATGGCTGTGAAGATTGGTTGTAGGCAAGCGCTGTTCATCGAGACTGCTAATGATG TCGTGTTGGCTGAGTTGGTCACTTTGAGTCCAATGGTGTATGAGAATGAGGGTGCGGTTGAAATATGCGTGCAGCTGGACCACCTACCAGTGGGAAGTATCGTCACCGTGGCACTGACAACACAACCTTTGATTGCTACAG AAGATGAGGACTACCTGTCATTAACTGCAACCCTAGAGTGGCACTACGACTCCCCCAGCGTGGTACAGTGTGTAAGTGTGCCCATCATCAATGATGAGTGTGTGGAAGAGAAAGAAGAGGTGTTCACCGTCTCTCTGTCCACGGAGCAGGCGTGTGTTCAGTTGGGGGCTAATCTGACAACTGTCACCATTCAAGACGATGATG TGCTGGTACTTGACTTCAGACCAGTTGGTGTTATTACTGAATCCAATGGCATGGTGGACACCTGTATCTATGTTTGTGATGGCCAACTGAAGAGAAATTCCTCCATCACTGTCAGCTTCTGGAATGGAACTGCTCAAT ACCCAGCAGACTTCACCAGGCCTCTTCTATCTGAAGAAGTGGTTCTCACGCCAAACAACACTGCCAGGTGGCTCTGTCTACTGAGGATGAATGTGTACTGTTTAAGGAATCATCTGTTACACTGGATATTGTGGACAATGACT GTGTTAACATTACCCTATCCCATGAGCTGTATGCTGTATCTGAGAGTGATGGTTTTGTGGAGGTATGCGTGA